A stretch of the Portunus trituberculatus isolate SZX2019 chromosome 11, ASM1759143v1, whole genome shotgun sequence genome encodes the following:
- the LOC123502397 gene encoding uncharacterized protein LOC123502397, with product MVTRVGDPKAAPQPLLLLGGFLPCIGPSHVPPSPLLTGISPRCGLANTTYVTAIDTEGLRLAAAWQTPATSPLPLPPPSSERFISDILPFNACCHHHHLLMVLSLY from the exons atggtgacac gagttggtGATCCAAAAGCCGCCCCACAGCCGCTACTGCTACTCGGAGGGTTTCTGCCTTGCATCGGGCCTTCACACGTGCCGCCGTCGCCGCTACTGACAGGGATTTCGCCTCGCTGCGGCCTGGCAAACACCACCTACGTCACCGCTATTGACACTGAGGGACTTCGCCTCGCAGCGGCCTGGCAAACACCTGctacatcaccactaccgctgccgccgccgtccAGTGAGAGATTCATCTCTGACATCCTGCCATTCAacgcctgctgccaccaccaccacctccttatggTTCTGTCACTGTACTGA